Genomic segment of Leuconostoc mesenteroides subsp. mesenteroides:
AACAATATGGTTTCAAAGTCACTTATTTTAATGATTCAGATACTTTATATAATGATGTTGTAAATGACAATGCACAGGCAACATTTGGCGATTTGCCAGTGTTACAATACAGTATTAAAAACGGCACAAAATTGAAAGTTATGAATGCAAATTCACCATACGAAGCAGGATGGTATGGATTTGGCGTTAAAAAGGGCCAAAACAAACAACTTTTAGCTTCTTTTAATCAAGGATATGCATCAATTAAAAAAGACGGTACATATGACAAAATTATCAAAAAATATCTTGGTGCACCTGCATCAGATTTCACTGGTAAAAAGTCGGATAACAACTCAGTATTAGGTATCCTAAAAGCAAACAACGGGGCGTTCATGCGTGGTTTGTGGCAAACATTGTTGTTAACCGTTCTAGGTATTATCCTGGCGTCCATTTGGGGCATAATTCTAGGCATCATGGGCGTTAGTCAGAACAGTGCAGTTCGTGGTTTATCAACAACACTGATTTATATTTTCCGAGGCTTGCCATTGATGGTGTTGGCATTCTTTATTTATATTGGTTTACCAGGAGTGATTGGGACAAAGATACCAGCGTTTACAGCAGGGTTAATTACGTTAATTTTAAATGAGGGTGCTTATACAGGTGCCTTTGTACGAGGTGGCTTTGAAGCTGTTGATAAAGGTCAGATGGAAGCAGCACGAAGTCTAGGGTTCACCTATAAACGTGCAATGCGTAAGGTCATCATGCCACAGGGATTGAAGATTATGGTACCAAGTTTCGTTAACCAATTTATCATTACGTTGAAGGATACCTCGATCTTGTCAGCCATTGGTATTTTAGAGTTAACACAAACTGGCACGTTGATAGTGTCACGTAATTCGCAAGGTTTCCGAGTGTGGGCTATCGTGGCTGTGATATACTTAATCGTTATTACATTGCTCACATGGTTGAGTAATTGGGTAGAAAAGAGGACACGTGCATGAGTGAAGCACAAACTAAAGTTAAAGTACATGTCGATAAAGTTAATAAATCATACGGTTCTAACCATGTTTTGCGTGATATTTCTTTAGATATTAATGAAAATGAAGTCGTTGTAATGATTGGACCATCTGGTTCAGGTAAGTCAACATTCTTACGTATGTTGAATCAATTAGAAACGCCTGACAACGGTACAATCGTTGTTGATGGATATGATATTTCTGATAAAGGCACTGATATCAATAAAGTTCGTGAAAATATTGGTATGGTATTCCAAGGCTTCAACCTATTTAATAACTATACTGTTTTAGAAAATATCATGTTGGCACCTGTTGAACTTGGCAAGATGGATAAAGAAAAGGCCGAAAAGAAGGCCCGCGAATTACTGGAAACAGTTGGTCTAGCTGAAAAAGCAGATGTATCAGTAAACTCGTTATCTGGTGGACAAAAGCAACGTGTTGCTATTGCACGTGCCCTAGCCATGGAACCTGATATTATGCTCTTTGATGAACCGACATCTGCTTTGGATCCAGAAATGGTTGGGGATGTTTTGGATGTTATGAAGAATTTGGCCGAATCAGGTATGACAATGATCATTGTGACACACGAAATGGGATTCGCTAAACAAGTGGCAGACAGAGTAGTGTTCTTTGAATCAGGTAAAATTCAAGAATCTGGTGTACCAGAACAAGTTTTCAGCGCACCAAAAAATGAGCGTTTGCAAGAATTCTTGAGCAAAGTTATGCATGCATAATAGTGTAAATAAACAATAATTAAGTAAGATGGCTTAAATTGCCATCTTTTTTTGAGAGGGAAAAACATGTTCAAAAAAGCTTTTATTCTTGCTGTTACGGTGATTACAGTATTACTATCTTTTTCATTGACGGTAGATTATATTCATGCCGATAAACCACATTACACAATTTCGACAGATGCCACGTATCCACCATTTGACTTTCAAGATAAGAACAATGATTATATTGGTATTGATCAAGATATTTTGAAAGAGATTGCTGAGAGAGAAAATTTCACCTATACATTGAAACCAATGAGCTTTACCTCAGCGGCGCAACTAGTTGCTAATGGTCAAGCGGATGGGATTATTGCTGGTATGGGTATTACTGATGAACGCAAAGAAGTTTATGATAATTCAACACCATATTACAAAACCGGTGTTGCTTGGATTGTAAAAAAAGGTAGTGCAATCAAGTCTTTAAAGGATTTGAAAGGTAAAACAGTTGCTTTAAAAACGGGCACATCTGCCTCGGAATATGGTAAGTCACTGCAAAGAAAATACGGTTTTAACATCAAATATTTTAATGATACTGATACGATGTATAGTGATGTCGTTGTGGGTAACTCAGCTGCTACTTTCGAGGATATGCCCGTCATCCAATATGCTATTAAAAATGGTGTAAAGCTTAAAGTAATGAATGCCAATAATCTAGGTAATGCAGGGTCGTATGGCTTTTTCGTTAAAAAAGGCGAAAATAAAGAATTGTTGGCCTCTTTTAACCGAGGATATACATCAATTAAAAAAGATGGTACATATGATAAAATTATCAAAAAATATCTCGGTGCGAATCAGTCAACGTTTACCGGTTCGGAAAAGAACAATCATTCAGTATTAGGTATCCTAAAAGCAAACAACGGGGCGTTCATGCGTGGTTTGTGGCAAACATTGTTGTTAACCGTTCTAGGTATTATCCTGGCGTCCATTTGGGGCATAATTCTAGGCATCATGGGCGTTAGTCAGAACAGTGCAGTTCGTGGTTTATCAACAACACTGATTTATATTTTCCGAGGCTTGCCATTGATGGTGTTGGCATTCTTTATTTATATTGGTTTACCAGGAGTGATTGGGACAAAGATACCAGCGTTTACAGCAGGGTTAATTACGTTAATTTTAAATGAGGGTGCTTATACAGGTGCCTTTGTACGAGGTGGCTTTGAAGCTGTTGATAAAGGTCAGATGGAAGCAGCACGAAGTCTAGGGTTCACCTATAAACGTGCAATGCGTAAGGTCATCATGCCACAAGGATTGAAGATTATGGTACCGAGTTTCGTTAACCAATTTATCATTACGTTGAAGGATACTTCAATCTTGTCAGCCATTGGTATTTTAGAGTTAACACAAACTGGCACGTTGATAGTGTCACGTAATTCGCAAGGTTTCCGAGTGTGGGCTATCGTGGCTGTGATATACTTAATCGTTATTACATTACTCACATGGTTGAGTAATTGGATAGAAAAGAGAATACAGTGATAAAAACCCCTCTAATTCGTATGATGCATTAGAGGGGTTTTTATGATTATTGCATGTGATAGTAACAAAAAATATGTGCGGGCCGACGAAGCGAATAAAAGCAACGATTATTTTTGCCCTGGATGCCATGAAAAAGTTATTTTAAAGAGTGGGGAAGTCAAACAAAAACATTTTTCCCATTGTTCCGGTACGGCATGCGTGACTTTTACGGAAAATGAATCGGTGCAACATTTAGCTGGTAAATTGCAAATCGCTTCTAAACTACAGTATTATGGCAATGTTCAAATTGAAGCGGTATTACCAGAAATTCAACAGCGACCAGATATACTGCTGATACATAAAAACAAAAGAATAGCTATCGAGTATCAATGTAGTCCAATATCGCAAAAAAGAATTAATATGAGAAATAAAGGATACTTAACTGAAAATATTCAGGTTATTTGGGTTTTAGGTCAAACATATTTTAATAGAGTAATGACACAAGCCACTATTATGAAATTCATGGCTGATAATGCACTGGTCTTTTATTTGCCTGATCAACAACATTTTGTGCATCGTCAGCATTTTAGCAAACCAGATTTTTCACGTGTACAGTTTGTTGATAAAATCGGTGCAACACTATTTAGTACGAAAGTACCAAAACAAAGAACGAAATTAAATGTTGCTAAACAAGCCTATAAACTGCAAGGCATCATTTTACAGAAACGAGTTGATCCTAAGGTGGTTGATTATCTATACAAAAATAATCGATTACTAATGAATGTGCCTGTGTGGGTACATGGTGGAAATACTTTTGGGCTCAAGGTACCCAATTGGTACTGGCGCTTGATTACTATCTTATTTTTAGAAAAAATAGGGCAGCAAAATGTTGTGAAAAAGGCAGAACTAACAGTTAAACTAATCCCTTTTTTGTTAGGTGATGATACATTTAAGCAACAACAAGTTGCAGAGTTGTACCACGATCTCGAAGTACATGATTATATCTTGCAGCAAGATAATTACATATTAGTGCGGCGTTTACCACATTGGAAAAATGCACGTCAACAAAGTATAGTGAAAATATGATAAAATGATTAGTACTGAATGATAAGGAGTATGCGTTTAATCGCAAATTAAATAATTATGTCTGAAAAACAACTATTACGTAACCAAGTACCAGAAAATTTAACATGGGATCTATCTTCAATTTTTTCGACAGACGAAGCTTGGGAAGCGGCTTTTGATGAGACACGGCAGTCTGCACAAGCATTAAGTAAATATGCTGGACACGTCGGCGATTCTGCTGAAACTCTGAAAGAAGCCTTAGAAGCAGATTTAGCAGTAGAACGTCAATTCGAAAAAGTTTACGTATATGCACATCAAATTTTTGATCAAGATACAACGAATCAAAAGTATAGTGCGTATAATGCTCGTGTTCAAGGTTTATATGCTGAATTAAGTGCGAATACAGCTTTCTTCCAGCCTGAGGTGTTAGCATTGTCAGACGAGAAACTAGATGCATACTTAGCAACAGATGGTTTGAGAAAATATGCACACTTCTTTGATATTTTAAAGGCGCGCAAACCCCATACGCTACCTGCAGAACAAGAAGCTTTACTAGCAGGAGCAAGTGATATTTTTAGTGCTTCTGAACAGACATTTGGTGCATTGGATAATTCAGACATTGTTTTTGGTGATGTGCATACTGAAACAGGCGAGATCGTGCCATTGACAAATGGACTCTATTCATTGTTGTTGGAGTCTAAAAATCGTTCATTGCGCGAGGAAGCATTTACAACGCTTTATGACAGTTATATTGCGTTGCAAAACACATTTGCTTCAACTTTATCTTCACATGTCAAGGGACATAACTTTTTGGCTAAAACTCGTCACTATGATTCAGCTCGGCAAGCGGCTATAACAGCTAATGATATCCCGGAGTCGGTTTTCGAAACATTAACTAAGACGGTTGATGCCAATTTACCATTATTACACCGTTTTGTATCATTACGCAAAAAAATTCTTAATGTTGACGATGTCCATTCTTACGATTTATATGTGCCACTTGTTGATGAAATTAATTTTGAAGTAACATACGAAAAGGCAAAAGATATTGTTTTGGCGGCTTTGGCACCGCTAGGAGAGGATTACATCGCGATTGTTCAAAAGGCTTTTGATGAACGATGGATTGATGTGGTTGAAAATAAAGGGAAGCGTACTGGCGCTTATTCGAGCGGTTCTTATGATACAAAACCATTTATTTTGCTCAATTGGCAGAACAATTTGAATAATGTTTATACGTTGGCTCATGAAATGGGTCATTCGGTTCACTCATACTTTACACGTCATAATCAAGAGTACCATTATGGTGATTATCCAATATTCTTAGCTGAAATTGCTTCAACTACTAATGAGGGATTGTTAACGGATTACTTGCTAAAAACAAATGATGATCCTAAGTTTCAGGCTTATGTATTGAACCAGTATCTCGATGGATTCAAAGGGACAGTTTTCCGACAAACTCAATTTGCTGAGTTTGAGCAATGGATTCACGAACAAAGTGCGGCTGGAGTTGCTTTGACGGCCGATGAAATGAGTAAATTCTATGGTTCGTTGAACCAAAAGTTTTATGGATCAGACTTATTCCCAGATGAAGCTATTGCTTATGAATGGGCACGCATTCCACATTTTTATTACAATTTTTATGTTTATCAATATTCGACTGGCGAAGCTGCTGCCACAACTTTGGCAGAACGCATATTAACACAAAATGGTGCTGAGGATTATAAAAATTATCTGAAAGCAGGTAATTCGGATTATGCTTTAAATGTGATAAAAAAAGCTGGTGTTAATATGAGTCAACCAGACTATTTAAATGAAGCTTTCAAAGTGTTTGAAGAGCGATTAAATGAGTTTGAAAACATCATGTTAAAGTAAAATATTTGTTTATAAATTAAATAGTAATTACTAAACATGTATGCAAAAAAACTAATCAGTCCTTGTGGCTGATTTTTTGCTAAAATGATATTAGGAGAAATGATCATGGCCCCACGAAAACTTGTTGAAGTTGCGAATCAAGCACTGAATGATACATATACACCTTACTCTCATTTTCCTGTCGGTGCTGCGTTACTCAGCGAAAACGGTGAAATTTTCAAAGGCGTAAATATTGAAAATGTATCATTTGGTTTAACCAATTGTGCCGAGAGAACTGCAATTTTTACAGCTATAGCAGCAGGGCAACGCCATTTTCAGGGGTTAGTTATTTCAGGACGTACAGATGAGCCTATAGCGCCGTGTGGCGCTTGTCGACAGGTGATGGTGGAGTTTTTTGACCCCAAAATGCCGATTTGGTTAATTAACGATCAAGGTAAAGAAATTGAAACAAGTGTTGCAGAATTAATGCCAGGATCCTTTAATTCATTAAAATAAAGAAAGAAGAATAATAATGTCACAAATTTATCTTGCAGGCCCTTTTTTTTCAGATGAACAAATCGATCGTATGAAACGTATTGAAGCTGCTCTGGATTCGAACCCAACTGTTACTGATTATTACT
This window contains:
- a CDS encoding cytidine deaminase, which gives rise to MAPRKLVEVANQALNDTYTPYSHFPVGAALLSENGEIFKGVNIENVSFGLTNCAERTAIFTAIAAGQRHFQGLVISGRTDEPIAPCGACRQVMVEFFDPKMPIWLINDQGKEIETSVAELMPGSFNSLK
- a CDS encoding ABC transporter permease subunit (The N-terminal region of this protein, as described by TIGR01726, is a three transmembrane segment that identifies a subfamily of ABC transporter permease subunits, which specificities that include histidine, arginine, glutamine, glutamate, L-cystine (sic), the opines (in Agrobacterium) octopine and nopaline, etc.), whose translation is MKKIWIILTTFAVSFIAMTSVTTVSAAKPNYTITTDATYPPFDFQDSNNQYTGIDQEILKTIAKREGFTYTLKPMSFNAATQSVTSGQADGIIAGMSITDERKEVFDFGTPYYKSGIAWAVKKGSNIKSLNDLKGKTVALKTGTAGADYALSVQKQYGFKVTYFNDSDTLYNDVVNDNAQATFGDLPVLQYSIKNGTKLKVMNANSPYEAGWYGFGVKKGQNKQLLASFNQGYASIKKDGTYDKIIKKYLGAPASDFTGKKSDNNSVLGILKANNGAFMRGLWQTLLLTVLGIILASIWGIILGIMGVSQNSAVRGLSTTLIYIFRGLPLMVLAFFIYIGLPGVIGTKIPAFTAGLITLILNEGAYTGAFVRGGFEAVDKGQMEAARSLGFTYKRAMRKVIMPQGLKIMVPSFVNQFIITLKDTSILSAIGILELTQTGTLIVSRNSQGFRVWAIVAVIYLIVITLLTWLSNWVEKRTRA
- a CDS encoding ABC transporter permease subunit (The N-terminal region of this protein, as described by TIGR01726, is a three transmembrane segment that identifies a subfamily of ABC transporter permease subunits, which specificities that include histidine, arginine, glutamine, glutamate, L-cystine (sic), the opines (in Agrobacterium) octopine and nopaline, etc.), translated to MFKKAFILAVTVITVLLSFSLTVDYIHADKPHYTISTDATYPPFDFQDKNNDYIGIDQDILKEIAERENFTYTLKPMSFTSAAQLVANGQADGIIAGMGITDERKEVYDNSTPYYKTGVAWIVKKGSAIKSLKDLKGKTVALKTGTSASEYGKSLQRKYGFNIKYFNDTDTMYSDVVVGNSAATFEDMPVIQYAIKNGVKLKVMNANNLGNAGSYGFFVKKGENKELLASFNRGYTSIKKDGTYDKIIKKYLGANQSTFTGSEKNNHSVLGILKANNGAFMRGLWQTLLLTVLGIILASIWGIILGIMGVSQNSAVRGLSTTLIYIFRGLPLMVLAFFIYIGLPGVIGTKIPAFTAGLITLILNEGAYTGAFVRGGFEAVDKGQMEAARSLGFTYKRAMRKVIMPQGLKIMVPSFVNQFIITLKDTSILSAIGILELTQTGTLIVSRNSQGFRVWAIVAVIYLIVITLLTWLSNWIEKRIQ
- the pepF gene encoding oligoendopeptidase F, with the translated sequence MSEKQLLRNQVPENLTWDLSSIFSTDEAWEAAFDETRQSAQALSKYAGHVGDSAETLKEALEADLAVERQFEKVYVYAHQIFDQDTTNQKYSAYNARVQGLYAELSANTAFFQPEVLALSDEKLDAYLATDGLRKYAHFFDILKARKPHTLPAEQEALLAGASDIFSASEQTFGALDNSDIVFGDVHTETGEIVPLTNGLYSLLLESKNRSLREEAFTTLYDSYIALQNTFASTLSSHVKGHNFLAKTRHYDSARQAAITANDIPESVFETLTKTVDANLPLLHRFVSLRKKILNVDDVHSYDLYVPLVDEINFEVTYEKAKDIVLAALAPLGEDYIAIVQKAFDERWIDVVENKGKRTGAYSSGSYDTKPFILLNWQNNLNNVYTLAHEMGHSVHSYFTRHNQEYHYGDYPIFLAEIASTTNEGLLTDYLLKTNDDPKFQAYVLNQYLDGFKGTVFRQTQFAEFEQWIHEQSAAGVALTADEMSKFYGSLNQKFYGSDLFPDEAIAYEWARIPHFYYNFYVYQYSTGEAAATTLAERILTQNGAEDYKNYLKAGNSDYALNVIKKAGVNMSQPDYLNEAFKVFEERLNEFENIMLK
- a CDS encoding ATP-binding cassette domain-containing protein, yielding MSEAQTKVKVHVDKVNKSYGSNHVLRDISLDINENEVVVMIGPSGSGKSTFLRMLNQLETPDNGTIVVDGYDISDKGTDINKVRENIGMVFQGFNLFNNYTVLENIMLAPVELGKMDKEKAEKKARELLETVGLAEKADVSVNSLSGGQKQRVAIARALAMEPDIMLFDEPTSALDPEMVGDVLDVMKNLAESGMTMIIVTHEMGFAKQVADRVVFFESGKIQESGVPEQVFSAPKNERLQEFLSKVMHA
- a CDS encoding competence protein, with product MIIACDSNKKYVRADEANKSNDYFCPGCHEKVILKSGEVKQKHFSHCSGTACVTFTENESVQHLAGKLQIASKLQYYGNVQIEAVLPEIQQRPDILLIHKNKRIAIEYQCSPISQKRINMRNKGYLTENIQVIWVLGQTYFNRVMTQATIMKFMADNALVFYLPDQQHFVHRQHFSKPDFSRVQFVDKIGATLFSTKVPKQRTKLNVAKQAYKLQGIILQKRVDPKVVDYLYKNNRLLMNVPVWVHGGNTFGLKVPNWYWRLITILFLEKIGQQNVVKKAELTVKLIPFLLGDDTFKQQQVAELYHDLEVHDYILQQDNYILVRRLPHWKNARQQSIVKI